The sequence below is a genomic window from Pseudorca crassidens isolate mPseCra1 chromosome 20, mPseCra1.hap1, whole genome shotgun sequence.
TCTCATCCCCACCGCCTCCAAGACTCTCAGACCTGGTCGGGAGCTTGCCATATTGGCAGGCCACATGGGCCCACCCCTGGCATCTTAAACCTGCGTCCTCAGCCACACTATTTATTCTTCGAGATGCTCCCACAATCACAGGCCAAGGTCTttggagagaaaagcaaaatagacattttctgggcctccctggtggtgcagtggttgggagtccgcctgctgatgcagggggtgcggtttcgtgccccggtctgggagggtcccgcgtgccacagagcggctggacccgtgagctgtggccgctgagcctgcgcatccagagcctgtgctccgcgacgggagaggccgcgacagtgagaggcccgcgtaccgcaaaaaaaaaaaaaaaaagacattttctgaaGGCTTGTATCGCTGGAGGCCACTGCTCCCATCTCCTTTGCAGCCTGAGGGGGGTCGGGGCTTGGGTGTTTCCTCTTGTCTCTCACACTCCTTCAGGGCCAGGTCCTCCATCGCACCCTCATCTGCTGAGAACGTTTCTGAAGCCGCCCGTGTCCTCTCCTTCCTACCCTGACTCTGCCCGCACCTGGCCTCCCCTGCTGAGGTCTGAGCCGCCACTGCTGCCTTCGGGACCTCTTATGTGTGCTGCCCCACTAGGTCCACTGTCCTCCCGTTTGGGTCGTAGTGGCAATAGTTGTCTGTCAAGGTGAAGGGCACAGATGAACCCCTAGCCTCACAGGTCGAGGTGGGCACAGCAAGGGGCCTGTGAAGCCAGAGAGGAATGAACAGTGATAGGAACTGGGTAGAGGAGGTTCGATGGAAGAAGACCCAGTGAGCCGGGCAGGCCATCGTGAAGGACTTAGATTCTGAACAGCGACAATGAGGACAATGAGGCCACGGGACTGGGATTTAATGTTCCTCGGGGCATGGGCCATGGAATGCTTCCCACCTggcacatcccctcccttccctgcctggAACACGTCTACAACACATCTAGAACACGTCTACAACACAGCTGCTCGCTCAGCAGCTGCCTGAGGCAGGAGGCTGGCATGCTGACCTTGTCCTCATACTGGCAGCAGAGAAGTCAGCCCCTCCACTCTGGAATCCACACCTGCTGCAGAAAGCATGGGGTCCACTGAGGTCTAGGCACCGCTCCCCCCCGACTCCCCGCCTTCCTTCAGCCCCCATGAGTAGGGAACAAGGCCCAGCCAGCCCACCACTGCAGCCTCACCATCTAGTGGGCCTGGTTCACGGATGTCCTGGACAACCAGCCCCACCTCAAGGCCCTTGAGGATCACGGCTGTTCCTCTGCCCAGACAGCTCTTCCCACAGATTCTGTCCCCTAAAGTGTCTTCTGGGCTTTGAAGTCTGGCTGTTCACCACCCTCCTGGCAGACGTAGGAcccagctcacacacacacacacacacacacacacacaccccactccccTTCTTTTCTCAGCTTCGGCCCAGAGTGTGGCATGCAGCGGGCACTAAGTGAACACTACTCGCCCTGGGGCAGGTGGGCCTGGTGTAGGGGCATCGAGTCTGGCTGCCTCCATCTTCTACCTGGGATCCAGGCTCAGGGCCGGCCCGAGTTGGCGTCCGCTCCCACATCCCACTTGCAGCCCCCAGGCCCCACTCGGGCTGGAGTCCCGCACCAGGGGCGAGCCCTACTGCTGCTCCATCCATATGGGTGGAAGGCTGGGGTGCAGTGGGGTTTAAACCTGCCGGGACCCGCCGGGGTCTTCGGAGCCGaccgccctcccaccctctttcccTCTCACCTTCTTCCGCCCCGCAGCACAGGCGAGTGGGTGCGGTCCACAGATTGACAGCACAGGTTCCGCCCCCGCCCCGTCTCTAGGGCGACACTGCCTGGTTGTCCCAGCCCCTGTGACTTTGGTCGGAAGTGCGACCTTGCAGCGGCGACTAGTCTCCATGGAGACACCGGAAACTTGCTCTGACCTAGTAGTTCGCCGCGCCGCTGCAGCGGCGGACTTTGGTTCCGCCGGCGTTGCGGCCCGGAAGTGCGGCCTTGAAAGTGGTGAGCTGGAGGCGGCCACCGCCCGGCCTGGTGCCTGAGGAGGAGCCGGAGGTGGGGTCAGGCGGGCATCCCCCTGCCGCAGGGCCGGCGGGGAGGCCGGGGCGTGCCAGGGGAGGGGCGCCCGCGCTAGGCTTGGAGCGCGCGCCGCAGACGTGAGGGGGCGCTGCAGGACGGGGGCACTTCGCGGGCAAGAGCGCGGAGGCGGGAAACCTACTCGGCTAGGGCTGGGGCGGGCGCAGCCGGGGCAGATCAGAGAAGGGGGTGCTGGACTCAGGGTGAGGCGCGGGCAATGGCGCAGAGAACGGGAGAGGGTGCTCGGAGCAAAGTGCATGGCGGGGGCAAAAGCGTGGTGGCGAGGACGCCTGGGTGCGGCGTCTCAAGGTGGGCCTTTGTTCCGAGGCGCCCAGAGGCTCTGCTGCACCTGCACTatagttggagcctgctggggagCACGGCGGGGGTGGATCGGAAGAGGAAGGGTTCAGTCCCTACGGATTGAGGCGCAGGTTTCTGCCCCCGTTGCCCGGGCACGGATTTGAAATCCTTTAGGTGCTGGGTGAAAAAAGACGGTGAAGGGTGCTTGTGGCAGAGGTAACGGTACGTGCGGAGTTGGCCTGTTTGAGGAATTGACTGGAGAGCTCTGAGCTAAGGAGGGTCCCGAACTGTTAGGTCTGAACAGGCTCCCTCTGGCTGTCGCGTCGGGAATAGACCGGGAGGTGGGGGGACGCGAGGAGGTTACTGGGGCAGTGGAGGTGTGCAGAGTGGTCTGAGGGGTCAGATATGGATCGTGAATGGCCCCAGCAAAGGAAAGGCTGTTTGGGCTTAAGGCGCCCGAGGGGGTGAGTCTGAGACCGAAGTAGACCCCGAGGAGTTAAGAGAGGCCTCACCTGAGCCAGGCTGGTGCAGAGTGGGTGGGTCTCAGGGTGTGTCTTTTGTCCTGACTGATGCTTCTCCCCTAGACTGGAGGTGTGTGTGGCCTGGGTGTGGGGTGAGCCAGGTATCTAAGatagaggggaaactgaggccaagcaAGCATGTTGCCTGTTTGTTGGTGAAGTAGCTGAGCTTCTCAGATTCCCATTGTTCCCAGGGGGGTGGTACCCCTTTCCCTTTCCAGTGCCTGAGGCTGGGCAGTGCTGGGATTTCGAGGCCACAGTTTAACAAGAAGTGTCCATATTGCTCAGCCATGCTGATCCTGAGGCCTCTGCCGCTCCACCTGCACCCAAGCAATCACACACCCCTGCACAGTCCACAAGCCCCCTCTCTATGCCTTACCCACACCCTGCGCCCCACAGGCCCAATCAAGATTCCAGGAAGCATGAGGCTGCAGGAGGCGTCTCCCGCTCGCTGTGCTGGAGCGGGCCAGAGACCATGTATTTTCCTCCCGCAGGGCACCTGCTAGGCTAATGCCCAATCTAGTCTCAACTCTGTGTGACTATGCACACCCCGAATCGCTTAGCCCCGGAGGCAGTTCATGCCAGCCACACCCCTGCGAAGACTTCCATATACACTAGTTAAAGTAGCCAGGTTCTGAGGCAGCAGACCTCGGTCTGCACAGGGCCTTGGATGTTCCAAGGTTGGGGGCTGTATCAAGGGAGATCAAAAAGAAGCCACTCATGGTGGGAGTCGCAGCCAGCAGGGTGGGGAGTGGGTGAGACGTGGAAGCCTGTTCTAGATAGGGGTCCCCGCCCTCTCCTCCACAGGGTGTCCTGTCAGAGGAGGATGTGGGGAAGGCTATGGATACCAGAGTTCCGGGAAGGGTGGGTGGGGCAAAATAGGGGAAGCGAGCCCTGGAGCTCCCCACGCTGGCAGTAAGCAAGACCGGAGGGCAGCAAACCTTTGGTATCCCCAGCCCTCTCACAGCGGTGTGCTGGGGGCTTCAGAGGTAGAGGGGGCTGCAGAagtcctggggtgggggcagggagtccTGCTGTGTTGGGAACCAGGACTTCGAGGGGCCAGGGGCATTGGAGAAGGTTGGGGTTCCTGAAGCCTGGGGGTGTGGTTCACCCTTGGGCCCTGTCCCGCTGAAGGGATGGGAACGCTGGGGCAGAGGTGGGTCCCTGGCTGACTTCCTCTTGCCCACACCCGCTGGTCCGGTGCAGATGGCGGCAGCGGAGGCGGTGCACCACATTCACCTGCAGAACTTCTCCCGATCCCTGCTTGAGACCCTCAACGGGCAGCGGCTGGGTGGGCACTTCTGTGACGTGACTGTGCGCATCCGCGAGGCTTCACTGCGTGCACACCGCTGCGTGTTGGCCGCCGGCTCGCCCTTCTTCCAGGACAAATTGCTGCTCGGCCACTCTGAGATCCGCGTGCCGCCTGTGGTGCCCGCGCAGACGGTGCGCCAGCTCGTCGAGTTCCTCTACAGCGGCTCGCTCGTGGTGGCGCAGGGTGAAGCGCTGCAGGTGCTCACGGCCGCGTCGGTGCTGCGCATCCAGACGGTCATAGACGAATGCACGCAAATCATAGCCCGCGCCCGCGCCCCTGCCCCGGCCCCCCCCGCGCCCGCGCCCCTGCCCACGCCCGTGCCCCCGCCGCTCGCGCCCGCGCAGCTGCGCCACCGCCTGCGCCACTTGCTGGCCGCGCGCCCCCCGGGCCACCCCGGTGCCGCGCACACACGCAAGCAGCGCCAGCCCGCGCGCCTGCAGctgcccgcgccccccgcgcctGCCAAGGCGGAGGGATCGGATGCCGACCCTGCCCTGACCGCTGCGCCAGACGACGGCGcggacgacgacgacgacgagaCCGATGAGGAGACCGACGGCGAGGATGGCGAAGGCGGCGGCCCGGGTGAGGGCCAGGCGCCCCCTTCTTTCCCCGACTGCGCCGCCGGCTTCCTACCTGCGGCCGCGGACGGCGCGCGCGAGGAGCCGCCTGCGCCCGCCGGCCTCTCCGATTACGGCGGCGCCGGGCGGGACTTCCTCCGGGGGACTTCGGCTGCCGAGGACGTGTTCCCCGACAGCTACGTCTCCGCTTGGCAAGACGGAGATCAAACCGCCCCTGAAGGCTGTCCCGCCGAGACCCCTGCCCCGCCCGACTGTGTCCTATCCGGACCCCGCCCACCTGGCGTGAAGACCCCCGGGCCGCCCGTCGCGCTTTTCCCCTTTCATCTGGGCGCTCCCGGGCCGCCAGCGCAACCCCCTCCCGCGCCCTCGGCGCCGGCCCCTGCGCCCCCACCCGCCTTCTACCCAGCGCTCCAGCCGGACGCAGCTCCCAGCGCGCCTCTAGGGGAGGCCCCGGCCCCACCGGCCGCTCCCAGCGCAGCCCCGTCGACCACCCCTGCGCGCGCCCCGGGTGCTGAGCCGCCCGCCTATGAGTGCAGTCACTGCCACAAGACGTTCAGCTCCCGGAAGAACTACACCAAGCACATGTTCATCCACTCGGGTGAGCCGGGCTGGGTCTCTGAGCCCCTTGATCGTTGGAGATAGGCTTTTTGTTAATACTTGATGACCCTAGGGGTCAAACACAGCCTGTCTCCCCCTGTCTGAttcagggggaggggggcagcctACTCTGTCACCCCTGTAACATGATagcagccagaagggagggggtaGGTATGCCGGGGTCTTTCCCAGTGTAAGGGTGCTGGGCCTTGCTAGACTGTCCCCAGAATGGTGGCCAGCGACCAGACAGTCCAGAACGCTCTGTGAGCgtggcagggatgggggaggggtagCCCGCGgccctgtgccaggcacggtGCGGTTTGGGGGCGGGAAGGTCCCTGGAGGTGGGGGTAGACCTGAGTGGTCAGCCTCGGTGGGCAACGATGTCCCAGACCTGCGGGGTTCCCCGCTGGGAGGCTACCTGTTGGAGTTGTGGGTCACAGACAGGCAGTGACATCCCGGTATGACCCTAAGGGTCGGGGAGAGGGGCGTCGCTGCCGGGCGGGGGGATTCCGGATGGATGGCTGGTCCGGTTGGGGAGGGGAGTCCCTGCCGGCAAAGGCGCCCCGGGGCCCTTCCCCACCTGACCTGAGTTTGCTGCCCGCCCTGTCGCCCGCAGGCGAGAAGCCCCACCAGTGCGCCGTGTGCTGGCGATCCTTCTCGCTGCGCGACTACCTGCTCAAGCACATGGTCACGCACACGGGCGTGCGCGCCTTCCAGTGCGCCGTCTGCGCCAAGCGCTTCACGCAGAAGAGCTCGCTCAACGTGCACATGCGCACCCACCGGCCGGAGCGCGCGCCGTGCCCCGCCTGCGGCAAGGTCTTCTCGCACCGCGCGCTGCTGGAGCGCCACCTGGCCGCGCACCCTGCGCCCTGATCCGGGCATGGGGCCTGGCCACGCCCACCGAGGGATCGGTCAAGCCCCACCCGCTGTCACGCCTGCCGCGGCCACTTGACCACGTTCCCGCCACCAGCCCACGCTTTCTCCTGAGATCAGGCCCTTCTCCTGCTTCCACCCTTCTCTCCAGCCCAGCCCGCCTTATTCCTCTCCTCCTACATACTCGGCCCTCCGGGTGGGGGCTGGCTGGGGATGGTCAGGGACCCGACCACCTCTGAGAACTGGATCATCTCCAACCTGAACTAGGGCTCAACCATGGTGCAGGGCCCAGGATTCATGGCTCCGACTCTGGTTCACGCCTCTCCCCTCCCATGAGTGGGGTGGGGTCTGCTCCCCTGCCCCTGTGTCAAGCCGGGAAATGTCCCCAGCTCCCCGACCCGAGCTAATCCTCCCTCATCTGGCGCCTGGGGCGTCTCAGGTGGGCCCATCATGGACTGAGGCCTGGTCTTGGGACCCCTGCTCTGTAATAAAGGACTGTGGGCCGTGGGGCCGAAAGCTGGAAGCATGTGCTCCCGGACCCGTGTGTTCCTCTTCCTCACAGACCGACTGTGGGTGTTGGGCCTCAGTGCCCCTGTCCCTGGCAGCATCCCTGCTGCTCCCTGGGCTCCTTTGGGCTGCGAGCGGATGATCCGCTTTGCCATCTCGTGTCTCTGTTctctgggtgggagtggggtgcaCGTATGACTGGCGCTTGACTCTCCCAGAGCCCTCGGTCCTGTGGGGAGGGGTACAGGCGGGTCTCGGAGAGGGAGGCCACGTGTGGGAAATTCGCAGCCACAATCCCAGCTGCTGCCGCCCAAGATAAAGATTTCGAGGCCCCTCCCCCCATATCTTCCAGACAGAATCGCTAGCCTTCAGACTTCTCCTCCGGTTGAGCACCGCACTTTTGGGGGTCCAGGGGGCCTTTGGGGCCAGGCTGCCACTAGGGGGTCCGAGCCCCAGGATAGCTATCCTGGCCGGCAAGGCCGGAAgtgccaggcagggctggggtgggggcagggcagaaaGCGGCAGCCGGGACCCTTGGGCTGCCCACTGGGCTGCGGAAGATGGCCAACCAGTGTCAGTTCGAGGCTAGTGTCCGCGTGCCCCATCACACTGTCGGCACGTGGCCTGGGCACCCCGGTCCAAAGTATCTGGAGCCGGTGAGGGGGGTGTGGCCTGTAGGGTGCTCCAGTAGCCCAGCTTGCTGTGATCCTAGGCCAATGGCAACGCTTCTCTGCGCTACCCACTGTGACTGCCTCCCGGAGGAGGGGGGCTAAAGCTTTCCTGGTCCAACCGTGCATAGACTGCCAGACCCACATTCCAGGCAGAGTTCAGCCTCCTGAACCCTGAGCATGGTCCCCACTGATGACAAGGGTAAGGCAGAGAGTCAGAGTGGACCACATGGGTTGGGGGTCAGAGCTGGGTTTGAATTCGGGCACTGCAGGTGTTCAAGggcttactgagcacctgctgtgtacctggcaggaggctgggggctCATTCCAGCCAGGCCCCATCTCCCGGAAGATTCAGATTAAGTAGTTGCCACAGGAGAACTTCCTGGTGAGGTTTGCAGATGGGAAGGCAGTGCTTACAACCAGAGCTGCCCTGCTATCCTGCTGAATTTGCATTTGGCATGGCTGGAAGTTCAGTTTCCTGAGAGAGGGATTTCTGCCTATTTCCCAAGTGCCTGGGGCACAGCGTGGGGGACAGAGGCACGCGGAAGACCAGGCAGAGTGAAACAAACAGTGGGGTTAAGAAGGGCTGGAGGCAGAGTCCTGGAACCACCGCCATGGCCAGCAGCCTCTGGGTCACCGCCAGGGGGTGGGGCTGACGGGTTATCAGCCCGGGCAAGAGGTGGGCATTCCTGGACGtgtccctgaggcaggagcaggtACAATGGGCATCTGGGGACGACTGGCCTTCttgctgttgctgctgttgctgctgcgaGGCCTGGGGCAGTCCTCGTGGCCTGCAGCAGTGGCCCTGGCTCTGCGCTGGCTCCTGGGAGACTCTGCCTGCTGTGGGCTGCTGGTCCTGGCTGTGCTGGCGTGGCCCTGGCTCGGGCCCTGGATGCCCCACTGGCTGAGCCTGGCGGCCGCGACCCTCACGCTGGCTCTGCTGCCCACGCACCCGCCCCCAGGGCTGCGCTGGCTGCCTGCAGACCTGGCCTACATCTTCAAGTTTCTTCGCCTGGGCCTGAACATCCGGGCGCGCTTG
It includes:
- the ZBTB45 gene encoding zinc finger and BTB domain-containing protein 45 produces the protein MAAAEAVHHIHLQNFSRSLLETLNGQRLGGHFCDVTVRIREASLRAHRCVLAAGSPFFQDKLLLGHSEIRVPPVVPAQTVRQLVEFLYSGSLVVAQGEALQVLTAASVLRIQTVIDECTQIIARARAPAPAPPAPAPLPTPVPPPLAPAQLRHRLRHLLAARPPGHPGAAHTRKQRQPARLQLPAPPAPAKAEGSDADPALTAAPDDGADDDDDETDEETDGEDGEGGGPGEGQAPPSFPDCAAGFLPAAADGAREEPPAPAGLSDYGGAGRDFLRGTSAAEDVFPDSYVSAWQDGDQTAPEGCPAETPAPPDCVLSGPRPPGVKTPGPPVALFPFHLGAPGPPAQPPPAPSAPAPAPPPAFYPALQPDAAPSAPLGEAPAPPAAPSAAPSTTPARAPGAEPPAYECSHCHKTFSSRKNYTKHMFIHSGEKPHQCAVCWRSFSLRDYLLKHMVTHTGVRAFQCAVCAKRFTQKSSLNVHMRTHRPERAPCPACGKVFSHRALLERHLAAHPAP